From Candidatus Manganitrophus noduliformans, one genomic window encodes:
- a CDS encoding P-II family nitrogen regulator has protein sequence MKEIKAIIHPHMVHKVVHALRELEHFPGFTLLDARGQGRGRGAGGAFVVTEDDIDYHRKTVMVVVCSDEMAATIADTIRETAHTGQRGDGIITVRNLEEVIRVRTGERGDIAV, from the coding sequence ATGAAAGAGATCAAAGCGATCATTCACCCGCATATGGTCCATAAAGTGGTTCATGCCCTTCGTGAGCTCGAACACTTCCCCGGTTTTACTCTGCTCGATGCGCGTGGGCAGGGGAGAGGTCGCGGCGCCGGCGGCGCCTTTGTCGTCACGGAAGACGACATCGACTATCATCGCAAGACGGTGATGGTGGTCGTCTGCTCTGACGAGATGGCCGCGACGATCGCCGACACGATCCGGGAAACGGCGCACACGGGACAAAGAGGAGACGGCATCATCACGGTGAGGAATCTGGAGGAGGTGATTCGAGTCCGAACCGGAGAGAGAGGCGACATCGCCGTATAG